A segment of the Lycium ferocissimum isolate CSIRO_LF1 chromosome 10, AGI_CSIRO_Lferr_CH_V1, whole genome shotgun sequence genome:
ATATTAGACTCCCCATCCATTATACACATGATCCAAAGAGCTTTAAAACAAGTAATGGTAATCATAACACTACTATCCAATAAGTCTGACAATAAGCTATTATTCTCAAAGCACAACCTTGTTCCAAGGAGGACCATTACTTGTTCTAAAGCTCTTTGGATCATGTGTATAATGGATGGGGAGTCTAATATGATGTAATCAAGtgttaatataatgttaaaatagcttcaagtctttttatttatttaattaaattaaattatagcCTGTTTAGGCAAATAGTTGCCTGGTTTATATATCAACTGCTATTTGGACTTAGGATGTATGATGAATTAATAAGAATATGAAGCAAATTTTATTCATATGAGTTTGCGCAAAAATCTTAGTCATAGTCTATAATGATAATCACGTCTATAATAAACATTCAATACATACTCATAGTTTATAATCATAAACATTAACTCAAGTCTATGATAAACAAAAGCACATTCAAGTCCACAGAGCAACAACACAGTTAAATAACCTGGTCATAAATTACCACTTACAAAAATTTGCCCGTCCAAATTCACAAGGCAACAACACGGtttttataaattgtttgtTAAAGTAAAAAAACAGTTAAAACTAAGcaataaaattatttgttatCATCCACCACACACAAATTAATTGTTATCATCCACCacacctgttacacctcgaaaaatttcccgtcgATGTACAGTGAACAGACTAACGAAGGACACGAAGTATACGGTGTTGcaataagtaaagaatgacatttgatgaccctaagtaagatttcaaagacattcgatgttagacgagaaaggttgccaagagaaggcaaggcatatgatatgtatcgaaaaggatttgcgagtaacaagttaatgatgacttaataatgttttggagaagagttataacatcctttagattgttaatgaggtgataaacaagtgttaagaaggttccataaggattggagatcaaacgaagtgacgagaacaagatcaatggactgatgggttatacggcccatTATACGaatcgtataatgttatacggaccgtataatggaccgcagaaccatcacagtgaaggtccctcactggtgggattatacggtcacttatacgggctgtataaatttatacggaccgtataatgtgccgtataatggtcacagagacgaGATGTTGAAGGGCCAATTCCACGGTCACTTATAccgaccgtataagtttatacggaccgtataagtgtccgtataatttcccgacgggtcagatttttgagttattaaaaaggggaccaagttcattatttcatttccatttttcactccttctctctagaactctctagaacacttttcccataaaaattcaagagatattagtgatcaactacatcaaattaagtgaatcaagtgtaagaaacccattaaagttcatccaagacaagaaatccaagtgaaggtgaaactagggttttgctcaagtgaagtgtttgcacccaaggttcattcctacaccatctaaggtaagttttatggtatttccatgttgtttaaggtatttgaaagttgaaacacttggattatgtaaggaaataggaaatgggtcatgaatgtgggaatagtgtcactcttgagtaaatgtttggattgagttacgattcttgatacattatgattataaccatgttataaatgatattgagagtatggaatagacattgtatgtgaatgaacataatcgtgtgttatgaccatgaatatgaatgattggaagtgaattgagaagtaaggataatgtaggtgaataaaggctattgttatgatgttgtgaatgttagtgttaatgtttgggagttgatatatgatatggaggaagtcgtataaataaaggagatctttgtccaattttctctagctttagtcatgtatgctaagtcatcgatttcctaatgatagtataactctaatgaaggtagaaacgtgagcattgaagaagcacgtgcaagtgatagaatagttgaacggaaaggtatgtaaggctaacccttcgttcataaggcatggttctttggccaattatctattcttctatgagcctatgatatcctccaatgattctatctccaaaaagctactaagctcatgatcctcgatctgttacgattgtactaaattcctgatacgacgagtaatcctctagggatagatgtaatgaatgacgatagtaatgatgataACGATGCTATGAGCTTTCATGTATATGTGCCAAtgtatggctactatgaaaccccgagcttatatggccgggtagaataattatgtatatatgcatattacgtgcgcaccactacagttgggtacggataatcctgagccttggtagggccaggtatgtatgacactgagccttggtagggtcaggtatgtgaaacaccgaaccttcgaggtcgggtatgctatgtaaacgctatgtatatgatatccatatgagtacgaatatgctaaatatatgcaatatatgtgatatgtatatgatatgaacatgagtatgaatggaaatatgactacgaatacgagaatggatgtatgtacacggttacgcaatagaaatggaatgtccctatgaaagacaagtaagtgctatgatgatgatactactatctcccatcttatgatatttcacatgttgtctattatgctttcttattgatgttgatcatgctttatatactcaatacattattcgtattgacgtccttttgtttgtggacgctgcgtcatgcccgcaggtggccagggagacagacttgatccatagcctcattattcagggactacatagcggagctccatttcattcggagctacaacttttggtatagattcttttgtgtacatatttatgggcacggcgggtctgtcccgcctatatgatatgacatattcttcttagaggctcgtagacatgtgtatatggttagatgtgtttggccttgtcggcctatattttgggatattattttgttaagcctcgtcggcttatgtacatttatttgggcatagttgttaatgttgatataaatgaattgtcgcccaatgagattagaatgatgatgaatgagaagtatgatttagctatgtggctcacctagatgtaatgcgAAAGTATGtcaagaggtgcccgggtgggttagcaccgggtgcccgtcgaggccctccggttgggtcgtgacaacaccCAAATTAATTTCCTCGACAACAGTTGACACAGCTTTGTCAGCGTCAAACTTAACATTAGCTTCATCATTAGGGACTTCTTTCTCATTGTCAGCTTCATCATTGGGGAGTTCTTTTTCTACCTCAACTTCAGCAGCAAGGACTTCTTTATCCTTCTCTCATTCAGCAGCAAGGATCTCGACTTCAGCAGTAGGGACTTCTTTTTCATTCGCAACTTTAGCAGCAGAATCTTTCTCGACTTCAGTAGCAGACGCAGTAACAGGGAGATCTTGAGCATTTGGCACATCGACCTATCGAGCAATTGGCTGATCAACCGCAACCTCACCAACAGCTTCATTGAGAGTCTCCTTCTTCTTCGTCTTCTCACTCTTTCTAATTCTTTCCCCCTCAACATAAGCGACAAGAACCTTCAAAGACTCCTCAATCTTCTCCACACGCAGCTTCAGTTGCTCATGCTCCACCTGCCCACTTGGTGCAGCACGACCTATAGATGTCCCAACACCAACATTATCTTTTGCGGCTGAATTACCACCGAGATCTTCCGAATGATTATCCTCGGCCTTTTGAGTATAGTCTTCATCAAAATGCTCCATGGACTCCTTCCCCTTCCTACTAGAAGCCTTCGAGGAATTTTTTGGTGTAATCAAAACAGTCACGCCTTCAGGTTCACTCTCCAACTCATCAATGATTGggtcattattttcatcatcatATAGCAgcagaattttcatataatccTGCTCCAACTCACGCACTGTAGGGATGAGGTAAGGGTGCGCCCTctacaaataaagaaaacattaaCATTAAGCTTATCTTTTtgccaaaaaattaataatagactccAAATTTATACCTCGATAACTCCAGCTCTCTTAAATGGATCTCCTTCAGCGAATCGCTCCATTTTCTTGGTGTGCCACCTAAGAATCCTAGGAATAGGGAAAGGAACCTCCTCTGATTTCCCAGCATTCCTTCCAAGTGCAGGAAAAGCTTCATATGCCCAGACCTGTAATCACATAAATAAAAActgagtgaaaaataaacaagacACAGTCTATACTCTACTGCACCAGTGGTCTATAATATTTACCTGAATGCCCAGGGGAAGCCATAGAGAGCATATGATGCAACCCTTTTCTCTGCGTGCACTTGGTGGTCTCAGGAATGTCTATCTTGTTCTTCAAGTAGTCCAGAGTGAGTTCAAATGATTCCTTTCCCTAAGGATAGCTACTGAAGAACTCCAAATCCTCTGCCATTTTTATCGTGTCATGATCCACACCCCTCAGCACATCTTTGGCAAGCAATATTGTGTGCAGAAATCACACTAGACAGCATTTGAGCTTTTCCTCTTTGGTCAGCCTAGGCCCTCTGATCACCGCCAACAACTTTTCCGCAGAAATCTTTCTATCGCGACAAACTTTTGTGTAGAATGTTGCCCCTTTCTTAAGTGCCCTTTCCTCTCTAGTTCGGGTGGGATATGATCCACGCTTTTAGACCAGTGATCAAAGCAAACTCATGCAAGCTAAAATACACGGGCTTGTCGTTCACCAAGAACCGCATCACGCGCTTCTTCTTATGAACCGCATGACGAAGAACCGTATAGTGCACCAACATTCCATTGAATCTATTGAAgtgttttgatatttttcttaAGTGACCAAAACAGGAATGCCTAAACATTTTCCTAAGTTTATGATCTTTTATCAATGTTTTAAAATCAGCAAACAATGTCAACCTACTTCTAACCGAAACTTTTGCTGGAAACGATTCGTAATCATCCAGCCAATTGATCAGACCATACTTGTCGACGTCAATTGTCCTTGCACAATAAGGTACGGATAAGGGATCAACATTTTCATCACCACCAGACTCCTCAGAAATATGGGGATCATCTCTTTCACCTTCCTCGACACTATACACATTATTATTCTCCTCCGAGTACGCTTCATTTTCGTGTTCTATGTGTTTTCTTATTTTACCTTTCGCCAACTCtctaccttttctttttctatcgTCAGATGTGGCCCTAAAACGGGTTTGAATTATGTGCCCTCCTccaaagtttttaaaattataaagtgACCCTGGGGCCACAACCCTTTAccctaaaatgaaaaaatatgaaaaaataaaggaaaaagaaaatgagtggCCCTTTTGCAAATTAAACTAACGGAGTGGCTTCTTTGCCAAATCTTCTCTAGTTTCTAGAGTCCAATGAGCAGGTGGTGTCAATAGTTTCAATTAATTTAATACAATTTATaactttttcaacaaaaaaaggaTTCAAagacaacaaagaaaaactGTAGTTTTATTACTCgaaatatgtaatttttttaagaCAAGCTACCTAGCTAGCTCTGACAGCACTATCAACAGTATGTATGAGAATCGTacattttaaatttgaataGGGAGAGTTTTAAAGAACcatagtgaagaaaattatgattttatttttaaatgatatTTCATTTTGTGTCACAACCAAATACTTAAAAGTTAGATTTTATTATAAAGAAAGGATAGAGTTGAAAGTTGAATTATTACGTctcaattttataattaatttagcTTTAATTGCACTAATATTCAAATTTGATTACAATTGAAATGTCTAATTGattaatgtgttagttatgtccACAATTGAAATACTTTTGGTGAGAATTTAAAtcaatcaataacaagatttgcgAAAATGATCaccttttcatttaaaaaacCTATTCCCTCTTAAGTTGGGTCGAGACCTGGTCAAAATCCGAGTGACTCAGCCCATGTACGCCTTAAATCGTTGAaaccccttttttcatttttctttattcaatttttaattccTCAACGTTCAAAAAGTTTAATCTAATTAGCGCATAACAATTTAGTTGGTCAAACGGAgtcaaaactcttttttttttttttcctttccaaaCAAAAGTTTCCATATATGATTTTAGAAAAACACGTTTCCAAATAAAGTTTCACTGCTTTGCGCATAACGATTTAGCTACCTAAAATGCTGTCTATAAATTCTCTCCCTCCTTTCCCttcttttcatattcttttcattattattgttgagagaaaaaaaaagaatctgaGGCATGGTTAATTTTAAAGAGGGTTTCCGTTTTCGTCCCAGAGATAGAAAAGGAGTTACTTTCTTGTTGAGATTCATTGCTGGACAAGTTATGAATGATTCTGGTTTTATCACCACTAATGTTGATGTTTACGGTAAACAAGAACCATGGCAGATTTACAATCATGGAGTAGCTTTCGGTAATGATGATGGGGACAACACTTGCAGTCAGTATCGCTATTTCATCACGAAGctgaagaagaaaaacaagagtATGTATAATCGCAATGTGGGAAAGAATGGTCGTTGGAAACAACAAGACAAGGGAAAAGCAGTTCGAAAGAAGGGTGGACAAGTGATTGGATACAAGAAGAGCATGAGTTATGAGAACAAGAATTGTAATCTTGAAACATATGGGCATTGGTTGATGAAAGAGTATCAACTCTCTGATGTTATTAGTAACAAGTTTAAGGATGAGGAGCGTAGAGATTGGGTTCTTTGTGccatcaagaagaagaagacacgaaccacttcttcttcttcttcttcttcttatattGGTCTGAAGTTGGAATGTGCAGAGAAGATGATTAAGAGAATATTGCAAAGAGGATCAAAACAGAGTATGTATCAAGTAAAAGAATTCTTGATGTCCAATACTGACGAGAGTGAGAAAGGAATGCCTGAAATTGAGCAGCAGATTTCTATTTGGAGCGCCAATGCATTGACAGAGAgtaacaaccaacaacaagctGAAGGAGAAATTGCAGATTCTTGTGCTAGCGACCCTATATTCAATTGGACTTATGATGCATCAATCATCCAACAATAATAGGACGATTCTGTCCTTATATTTAATTCCAAGGATTGGAGGGTTGATGAACTTTTATTGTCTATGCAATGAATTATTGGACGAACTGAGATTATGTTATCTAGTTTATGTAACGCTGCCAAGGAATTAGTAGTAATTCTTAGCACTAATTAACTGTACCACACGTACAaaatttgtttatatataaCGCAAAAATTTTCAGCTTGTTTGAATTTCATAAGTCCGATGATAAAATTGGAGGTTTATCTTTTAGGTATTAAAATAGCTTACAACATGAACTGTTTGTTTCCCTTCTTTTGTTGTTATCTGTGGGAATTGAATGGTTAGGACTAATGAGTGAGTCATTGTTTAAGGAGTGAATCTAGATACTAAGGACAGTAATTAGTGTCTGCCAATTGTTTGATGTGAGTCTTTTAGTTAGCAGTATAAGTATATATGTGAAAGAAACAACACTCTTTAGTTCAGCAAAAGCAGTGTAGCTAAGGAGTGGCTACATTCAGCTTAATTGCATTTCAAAATATCACAATATATGTGATGGAGAGGTAACACAAATGAGTGAAGAAGTCACTGAGTTCCTTTTTTCAAACTAGTATGACAGAACATGGATCGAGCTAGCTCACACTTAATTCACTGAGTTCCTCATGTACCCCTTTATTCTGTCACTGTTCTTTTTGAGCTGCATACTCTGTTTAAGTTTGCACTGACTTTGCTAATTGGTATTTGGGTGCATAACTAGCTTATTTGTCACTTCACATCAGTAAAAAGGTTCGCCCTAGATCATCTTTTGTAGTTTACTTTCTTAATTAGTGTTGCAATAAACATAAGTTCCAAGGAAATAGTAGACGGGAAAACAAGAAAGGGAAGTTGCTTAATGCTTCATGGTGAAAGATCAATGCATGGAGGATCTCTAATTCTGCTTCAAAGTATTACCATTACTTCCACGTGTGTCTGCCAAAGCCGCATATGGGAGGGGGGCTAATCAATCTCCATATCTAGAGGAGCCGTGTGAGCCTGTATGGTGGATAAGGTGGTTCTGTGATTAAACACAGACAAACTGCAAATGGAAGATCGCACGCCATAGCTTAGGTGTGGCTGTGCATACCCAAGGTAGTTAATTAGAGGTATATAACGGGAATTACAACTAAATAATGGGAAATAAGTTCAAGAAGAGTGCAGTGGTGATGAATGAAGAGGACAGGAAGAGTATGAAATTGACGAAATACTGGGCAAGTACAATGAGTGTAAGAATAGGGGAAGGACAGAGGAAAATGTTCTGGTTTACAAGAACTAGGAGTGGTCTGATTTTCCTTTATTGCTGGAAGTTTTCAATTTATTCTTATagtttttatttgttatttcatTTGCCTATTGGAAATTGGCATGCTTGGCAATGTTTTGTTAGTGCAACTATAGCATGCAAATGAGATTAATAGGAAAAACACTAAACGACTTACAAAAATGGTTAGCTAGGTTCTGGTTATGCAGTCGGACAGTGTTATGCTTGTGGTTTGCTGCAGGCTGAAGAGGGGACTCATGGGATAGGGAAACCACATCCATCCCCGTATGAGGTGAAAGCCTGCTAAACTACAGTGGCTTAGGTAGTTCAGTTGTTTGACTACGAATGGAAGGTCTCACGTCAAACTGAATTATGTTTAGGATATGCATATAATGAGCAATTTAGATTACCTTGAATTTAGAAAGGAGGTATTTAATGGAAATTACGTCTCaattttttcttggataaaGGAAATTTTTGGGCTAGCATGTGCAAGCGTCGACTATTCTAGTGATACCTACTACCTCCCGATAACATAAGTTTCGAATAACACTGTTTGTCAATGCCTAAAAGATGGCATGCTGGACaaagtttttactttttttgtcTACTGCTTAAGGAGGTATACATGCTTCATTCTTTTCCATCCTCTTGTGCATTTGCTTTCATGGTAGGCATCTCTTCCTAACTGCTAAAGTTGATTTGCTAATTATTCTCCTTGTAGGGCTTCATTGCTGGGAGATACGATAGAGAGGTGAAATTCTTTTTGCAGTATTCCAAACTTTCAGTCCTTTTCTATATCTAAAGTCATGTTTATATCTCCTTAGGATATTTAATGCTAGTTCTCTAACTTTTACCTGTTTTCTGattgaagttgatcactaattgcTGCTCTCCTTTTATTATTCCTTCTGTAGAAGATGCCTAATTTATTGGTCATAAAGTGGTTTTTCCTAATGTAAGAGCTCCTATGATCAGTTCCAATGCTTATCCTAGTTTTATAGTAATTCTGACCAAGGCAAAGGCTCTGCAGGAAATAGCAGCTTGTTTCTAGGATcagttctttttcttctttctaggATTTTGCTTCTTGACAAAGATTACAGTAACAGCCACGTTGCTCCTTCGTAGTTCAGCAATGCATTACGGCCATTAACATATATGCTGCAAATATATAATGTCTCATTTTCGCATTTATAACAAATCATCTAACCATGAAATTTGAAAACATGAAGTATCCGCGTGCTGCCTGGAAAATCAGTTGATTATCAAGGTTTAGCCAATTCCTACGCAAGATCAATTGCTATCACCACAGCTTTCGAATTGCGTGACCTTTAATCATATGATCGGGAGACAAGTAatgtgaaataaataaaattttggaagagATCTAAAACAAACCAAAGGGATATTTTGATGATCTTTTTTGTGCCTATTTTTCGTTATTCTTTCTCCCATTTTTGGCCTTTGTAGCTTGAACTGTTGCTGCTGCTTTGCTAGCAACAATTTGTTCATAAAAGTCTTTGATCTTCACACCAACAATTGTCTGGAAGAAACTTGTTCCATTGTTGCTGCCAGGAAAATCAGCATGTTTCAACATTTGTTGAGTAACTCCACCGCAGAACTTTGTGAAGAGACTGCTCAAATGGCTTTCAACATAGATGAGTCCATCTAGTCTGTCAAATTGGCCATCCATTTCCAAGACATATCtatttaacataaaaaatcagACAGTGAATAAGAAGCATATTGTATGATTGTAgcatttttatttgaaaattattcgagtttaagaaaaaatcaCTAAGTTACAAAAAGAAAGAACCATATTGTATGATTGAGTAATGAAATAGACCATTTTCAGCAACAAAAGGATTTGGAGGAGATTTTTATTATAAAGAAAGATAGAGTTGATAGGGAGAAAtggaattttctttattatttccttttaaatttttaattccaCAACATTAAAAACAAATTAGTTAATTTGCCAAACGGAGTCACAactcttttctaatttattttttgtattaatAATAGCTAAGTTAGTTTCATGAaacgaaaaggaaaaatgaagtATGTTATGACAACGAATCACATGAAGCAAATGCTTACCACTTCAGATGTGCTTATAATTACTGCAGTATGAGTCAAGAATATTCTAGTAAGGGATATTCAACATTAAATTGAACCAGAAATAATTAACTCCAGcaccttaattttttgttttttcagcTGTTAGTACATTAAATAACTAACTCCAATATTTACACACTAGAAAATTGttttttatgtttaatttattCTTGTCGAACTCAaaagtttccaaaaaaaaaaaaaaaaaaaaaaggtttccaTATCAGAAGTTTACATACACGCTTGTTTAGAGAAAAACGTTTGATTAGGAAATAAAATTTCCATATATAAGTGTACCGCTTTGGGCTTAATTGCCGAGTGACTCAGAAAATCTATCTATAAACTTTTTATATGGAAACTTTTACTCTCTGTTTTATTAATTCTAGTTGAAGTGAaaagtttccaaaaaaaaaaaaaaaaaaaaagtttccatATAAAAAGTTTCAACACGCGCTTAGACTGACTCACAAAATGGGTCTATAAATTGTGACCTTCCTTGGCCTTTGTTTTCATTGTTATTGAGAAAAGAGATCAAGTGATGGAGAATCTTGAAGAGGGTTACCGTTTTCATCCGACAGATGGAGAAGGGCTTACTTTCTTGTTGAGATTCATTGCTGGACAAGAGATGCATGATTCTGGTTTTATCACCACTAATGTTGATGTTTACGGTAAACATGAACCATGGCAGATTTATGATCATGGAGTACCCTGCGGTGATGACGACGATGACAGCGACGGCACTCAGTATCGCTATTTCATCACAAAGctcaagaagaagaacaagtccAAGTATAATCGCAATGTTGGAAACAAGGGCAGTTGGAAACAACAAGACAAGGGCAAACCAGTTATATACTCATCATCGTCACCCGTAATTATTGGATGCAAGAAGAGCATGTCTTACGTGAATAAAGGGTATAATAAGAAAGATGGGAATTGGCTGATGAAGGAGTATGAGCTCTCTAGTGTTATTCTTCAGAAATTCGACGAGGATTGCAGAGATTATGTGCTCTGTGCCATCAAGAAGAGACCCGTTACTAGTTCTTGTCATTCCGAGACTTCCACTGTCACAATCTTGAACAATTTTCCTGATGAAGTAACTTGTAATTCACACTCTGAATCTGAGACCatgggtttcttgaattttcaagaatCACATCACGCTGTGGAATCGAATAGTACTGCTGATGAGCCGTTACAACTAGTGGAGCGATATGATGCAGGGGACTCTATGCAGAGCAATTCATCAGTACAAATGGCAATGTCACAACCCCAATTAGATGTTCTTGAATGGGACAAAAACGACTTGGAAGAATTAGAGGGGATGTTACATGATATGCAACAGGACGACATGAATATTGGTGAGCCATTATTAGCAACAGAGGCCTCATACACTGCCATGCTCAATTTTGTGCCTGAAGATGTGCTTAGCTTTGATCCATGGGAAATACTACTTGACATTGATCAGATATTACAAGGAACGTGAGACCACTTGTTTTGCTTATTCACtgatgttggaaaaaaatgtaATATTATGTAGACATTCTTTAACAAGCTGTATAATTCTTTTGTAGTAGATGGTTGAACATTTATTAGGTCCTTCCTtcctttgaatttctttttcattaaatttctgtacttatatatgttgtagtattaGTTTAACTGATTAGTTTCTAAAGTATACCTGGCTAAGGTTAAAGAGAGAAGCAAAATTAGATGAGATGATTGTTGTTTTATTAAAGCCGTTTGATCTGTGGAATTATGTGGTAAGTCATTTTAATCATTATGTGCTTTTtaggtgtttgataaaatgccaAAGTCAATTTTATTCATATATTTGCACTCAAAAGTCATGTAATAATGGCGACTATTTGACCAGGTCAATGGGTTATTGAATTTAGATGAGGTCTCGACTCTTTGAGACTTTTCGACCCATATTAACTTAGCAGGTGcctatttttgtttttgagcATGTGGTGTTACAAATAGTTTCCTGAAGTTTTGCAGGTATTATAGACAATAGATACTTAGTTATTATACACTAGAGTTTAGAGATATCAATCTGGCTGATACTTTATTCTCTTCCATCTGTTTGTGCATTTGCTTTCATGGTAGGCATCTCGCTGAAGTTGATTTGCCCTTGTCGGGATTCATTGTTCGGCGATACGATGGAGAGGTGGAATTCTTTTTGCAGTAATCCAAACTTTTCAGTCCTTTTCTGTATCGGAAGTCATGTTTtatatcccccccccccccccccccccccccccccctcgggATATTTAATGCTAGTCATACTTTTTCATCTAATTTTAACCTGTTTTCTGATTGAAGTTGATTATCACACTAATTGCTGTTCTCCTTTTACTATTCCTTGTGTAGTAAGAGCTGAATCATGGCTTTCGTGATTAATAGATGCCTAATTTATTGGTCATAAATGTTTTTTCTTCATGTAAAAGCTCCTATGATCAGTTGACAATCCCATTGACATTGTCCCTCACAAACTGCCTAAATACTTCTACAAGTTTTATAGTGATTCTCACCAAGGCAAATGCTCTGTAGTCggttcttttttccctttctagGATTTTTCTTCTTGACAAACATTATAGTAACAGTCACGTTGCTTCATGGTAGTTCTGCAATGCATTGCTGCGGTCTGCCACTAACATACATGCTGCAACTTTTCCTTTCACTCTCTTGGCGTTATAATCTAAACCTTGGCAGGAGGAAAATCTGGTACCCCTTTTTTATAGCTGTATATATTTCGTTAAAAATATCATACCTAGAATTCTTTGTTTTTGCAGTAAGT
Coding sequences within it:
- the LOC132035014 gene encoding NAC domain-containing protein 96-like; translation: MVNFKEGFRFRPRDRKGVTFLLRFIAGQVMNDSGFITTNVDVYGKQEPWQIYNHGVAFGNDDGDNTCSQYRYFITKLKKKNKSMYNRNVGKNGRWKQQDKGKAVRKKGGQVIGYKKSMSYENKNCNLETYGHWLMKEYQLSDVISNKFKDEERRDWLECAEKMIKRILQRGSKQSMYQVKEFLMSNTDESEKGMPEIEQQISIWSANALTESNNQQQAEGEIADSCASDPIFNWTYDASIIQQ
- the LOC132035017 gene encoding NAC domain-containing protein JA2L-like, with the protein product MENLEEGYRFHPTDGEGLTFLLRFIAGQEMHDSGFITTNVDVYGKHEPWQIYDHGVPCGDDDDDSDGTQYRYFITKLKKKNKSKYNRNVGNKGSWKQQDKGKPVIYSSSSPVIIGCKKSMSYVNKGYNKKDGNWLMKEYELSSVILQKFDEDCRDYVLCAIKKRPVTSSCHSETSTVTILNNFPDEVTCNSHSESETMGFLNFQESHHAVESNSTADEPLQLVERYDAGDSMQSNSSVQMAMSQPQLDVLEWDKNDLEELEGMLHDMQQDDMNIGEPLLATEASYTAMLNFVPEDVLSFDPWEILLDIDQILQGT